In Callospermophilus lateralis isolate mCalLat2 chromosome 4, mCalLat2.hap1, whole genome shotgun sequence, one genomic interval encodes:
- the LOC143397003 gene encoding olfactory receptor 6C2-like: MRNHTAITTFILLGLTDDPKLQVLIFIFLFLTYMLSVAGNLTIITLTLLDSHLKTPMYFFLRNFSFLEVSFTTVCIPRFLYTMTTGDNTVTYNACATQLFFVVLFGATEFFLLAAMSYDRYVAICKPLHYTTIMSNRVCATLVLCCWFAGLLIILPPLGIGLQLEFCDSNEIDHFGCDASPILQITCSDTVFIEKIVLTSAILTLIITLVCVTLSYTYIVKTILKFPSVQQRKKAFSTCSSHMIVVSITYGSCIFIYVKPSAKEGVAINKVVSILTTSVAPLLNPFIYTLRNKQVKAAFKDTVKRIAFLSKN; the protein is encoded by the coding sequence ATGAGAAATCATACAGCAataacaacattcatcctgctggGATTGACGGATGATCCAAAACTACAAGttctaattttcatatttttgtttctcACTTACATGTTGAGTGTGGCAGGGAACCTCACCATTATCACACTCACACTTTTGGATTCTCATCTTAAAACtcccatgtattttttcctccgaAATTTCTCTTTCCTGGAAGTCTCATTCACCACTGTTTGTATTCCCAGATTCCTGTACACCATGACAACTGGTGACAACACTGTTACTTACAATGCTTGTGCCACCCAGTTATTTTTTGTTGTCCTCTTTGGAGCAACGGAATTTTTTCTCCTGGCTGCCATGTcctatgaccgctatgtggccatctgtaAGCCCCTGCACTACACAACCATCATGAGTAACAGAGTCTGTGCTACACTTGTCCTCTGCTGTTGGTTTGCTGGCCTGTTGATCATCCTCCCACCCCTTGGCATAGGTCTCCAGTTGGAATTCTGTGACTCAAATGAGATTGATCACTTTGGCTGTGATGCGTCTCCCATTCTACAGATAACCTGCTCAGACACAGTGTTTATAGAGAAAATAGTCTTGACTTCTGCCATACTGACACTAATTATTACCTTGGTGTGTGTCACTCTCTCCTACACATACATCGTCAAGACCATTCTAAAATTTCCTTCTGTCCAACAAAGGAAAAAGGCCTTTTCCACCTGCTCCTCCCACATGATTGTGGTTTCCATCACCTATGGCAGCTGCATCTTCATCTATGTCAAGCCTTCAGCAAAGGAAGGAGTGGCCATTAACAAGGTGGTGTCCATCCTCACTACTTCAGTTGCCCCTTTGCTTAACCCTTTCATCTATACACTTCGAAACAAACAAGTAAAAGCAGCTTTCAAAGACACAGTAAAACGCATTGCATTTCTCTCAAAGAACTGA